The following proteins are co-located in the Argopecten irradians isolate NY chromosome 9, Ai_NY, whole genome shotgun sequence genome:
- the LOC138330585 gene encoding uncharacterized protein, whose amino-acid sequence MEDLLKKIEMQSLLSNFDRERVDINTAKKLSDTELARLGIVTIGERHRFRIHLETYQENDQHGVVSPSARNLVQEITDERTRLFSSYGNRQSRSRSRRGTSRNKRTDRTFSRNFLCLASKNQEKIPTPKEKEVLSSAGLGIKRIKLSKFDTPNDILEKLSSDILERNAQISGFPKLQNAGGFELLRATQTCRNLELIHSAWSGENLQSHTNPQSTIYIRPIQHDLNCDPIASAEEMEEVKSKCNLCKKSYPIKTLRQHVESYEGLYRTNQGSEEISGNHEPILESNQRNSSSPGLPNHQDTSLSRPSFHPDEDTPMPNQHNSSSVLPNRQDTLLSRPSFHPDEDTPVPNQHNSSSVLPNRQDTSLSRPSLSRPSFHPDEDTPVPNQHNSSSVLPNRQDTLLSRPSFHPDEDTPVPNHHNSSSVLPNRQDTLLSGPSFHPDEDTPVPNQHNSSSVLPNRQDTLLSRPSFHPDEDTPVPNQHNSSSVLPNRQDTSLSRPSLSRKFSVTSEHGGGEGKFSVDLRTRCGEGKFSVTSEHGVVNTVKFSVTSEHGVVKGSLV is encoded by the exons ATGGAAGACCTTTTGAAGAAAATAGAGATGCAAAGTCTGCTGTCAAACTTTGACAGGGAAAGAGTGGACATAAATACAGCCAAGAAATTATCTGACACAGAGCTTGCACGGTTAGGAATCGTAACGATAGGAGAGAGGCATAGGTTTCGAATACATCTTGAAACCTATCAAGAAAATGATCAGCATGGCGTCGTCTCTCCATCAGCCAGAAACCTTGTGCAGGAAATTACTGATGAAAGAACACGGCTATTTTCATCATATGGAAACAGACAGAGTAGGTCTCGGTCAAGACGGGGTACTAGTAGGAACAAAAGGACTGATAGAACATTTTCACGAAATTTTTTGTGTTTAGCCTCtaaaaaccaagaaaaaataCCAACACCAAAAGAAAAGGAAGTCCTATCAAGTGCAGGACTAGGAATCAAAAGaataaaactttcaaaatttgataCCCCAAATGATATCCTAGAGAAATTATCATCAGATATTTTGGAGAGAAATGCCCAAATCTCTGGATTTCCAAAATTGCAGAATGCCGGTGGCTTTGAACTGTTGAGAGCAACCCAAACATGCCGGAATTTGGAACTTATTCATTCAGCTTGGTCAGGAGAGAACCTTCAGAGTCACACAAATCCACAGTCAACAATTTATATTAGACCTATTCAACATGACTTGAACTGTGATCCAATTGCTAGTGCTGAAGAAATGGAAGAGGTAAAAAGtaaatgtaatttatgtaaaaaaagttATCCAATAAAAACTTTGAGACAACATGTTGAGTCCTATGAAGGATTGTATAGGACAAATCAAGGATCAGAAGAAATATCTGGTAATCATGAGCCTATCCTAGAATCAAATCAACGTAACTCTTCATCGCCAGGTTTACCAAATCATCAAGATACATCGCTGTCTCGTCCATCATTTCATCCTGATGAGGATACACCAATGCCAAATCAACACAACTCTTCATCAGTTTTGCCAAACCGTCAAGATACATTGCTGTCTCGTCCATCATTTCATCCTGATGAGGATACACCAGTGCCAAATCAACACAACTCTTCATCAGTTTTGCCAAACCGTCAAGATACATCGCTGTCTCGTCCATCGCTGTCTCGTCCATCATTTCATCCTGATGAGGATACACCAGTGCCAAATCAACACAACTCTTCATCAGTTTTGCCAAACCGTCAAGATACATTGCTGTCTCGTCCATCATTTCATCCTGATGAGGATACACCAGTGCCAAATCACCACAACTCTTCATCAGTTTTGCCAAACCGTCAAGATACATTGCTGTCTGGTCCATCATTTCATCCTGATGAGGATACACCAGTGCCAAATCAACACAACTCTTCATCAGTTTTGCCAAACCGTCAAGATACATTGCTGTCTCGTCCATCATTTCATCCTGATGAGGATACACCAGTGCCAAATCAACACAACTCTTCATCAGTTTTGCCAAACCGTCAAGATACATCGCTGTCTCGTCCATCGCTGTCTC GGAAGTTTAGTGTGACCTCCGAACACGGTGGTGGTGAAGGGAAGTTTAGTGTGGACCTCCGAACACGGTGTGGTGAAGGGAAGTTTAGTGTGACCTCCGAACACGGTGTGGTGAACACGGTGAAGTTTAGTGTGACCTCCGAACACGGTGTGGTGAAGGGAAGTTTAGTGTGA
- the LOC138331683 gene encoding uncharacterized protein, whose product MSEICSDYRRIVTDLVDEWSENEEFPPPTEIIPTKVYYNSSQINGVKHARFGVDNTAPKLLARDLPEMNKSPSLKDVEDYVLFRMAQCNTHQSSASEDFDTQLQKESVDVQAAPRENKSDLSGEIPPSLTPTRRSHVQSANGKYVTRETDEEWVCSSEIKGNGEGKFCRIGSVDLNYSTHSRISDSSVSIDSLAEDQKTRQLESPSSVPKDESCSKDPKEDSKLSKDLKGKKQTTSPKDGDSKPRVTTLTVKLSETVEEKDIHDFMKQRLQHPMEFSYTTQSVDKHTGHTVIYLECPSRRAAQRLEAEMKSNGRCDKRLSCFYSYKDAQTNQVKASSKETKDVPCGQDPKQDSKPSKNSRKTTRHKSSTSSLASKRSLSCSQTPEQDCNQFKDPNVTRQPKSSSESNKDMSLKQGPKESCSSSDNLKQMLTSETWDRGSKPRPTILFVKFAETAHETDMDMQGYINQRLSHRIEFAYTGQTIDPNNGNTIVHLQCPSRRAAQRLQVELQKSNNKCETKLCCFFSFEEACEVALSTKKDNEILLNKYVAEMTRRADLSLTTHQAKMDQVSEKLKSMKKTKDKFLSINEYFFVDFERKALKDKLEELDLQKTEFQNFIASAHQKIVDIQDTPLCEKHVIDIMKAFGVECNRLEKALPMYARRSNVLDVVTNNQVSIVIGETGSGKSTQMAQYLYQSGYANTGMIACTQPRKIAAINVATHVAREIGSSIGHVIGYKVGMQQKSTALTKVLFMTDHILLQECLKDRNLSSFSCIIIDEAHERSIYTDLLLGMIKSCLDVRLDLRVVITSATIDPEVFVEFFGQCPVLTVSGRMFPVDVIWKDPIPGRESFSNHIEDCVRKAIEVHNQQPEGDILVFVTSPQESEKCCEKFHDYNKGRNKNFACLQLHGKLQADDQRKVFESLSGGKRKIVFATNSAETSVTIPGIRYVIDTGLVKEMRYDAKRKLNTLNLTTVTKSSANQRKGRAGRTGPGVCYRLYTEEEYDKMENSTVPEILRVNLRQAMLKLIELDIDPLEFDFVMSPSSESMESAVESLENLGALSDRKITHLGKWISKLPLDPKLGVFIHNALEIGAGLEGMVIAAACSGSSMFFRAGTEEERERADLRKIPFCHNGGDMLTNLNVFREWSKQPEKAKGKWCYKNSINGKTIKGMRDTVNEILTTLKREMKTSVPFKFADPETVDPLLIQPLFSVFCENISHYLGHPKAGYVLVTKDQRVEVHPSSVLNPLASQPEWIVFDQVTRTSRDFAMTITPVSEDLVKTGIAKGLISVDLEKAKAKRIIPVCREFVGSEILRRVVGPRYTYLRAFEEELVQTCNGSVVIVEADRDNGELKIFTKTANKETLKDSLENMLKPIKTGFLIDAREEKLGIRSADRSVRALLGAGGCVKTIFMPDEYKVVMIHCDVKNKQDLEYEDVFEHFSKFGEIKECKMYHHKKKAPSLWGQVTYVKTEDAVKAVRETRGNPDLSAKPNMRMSSDRSEKIKIRIQWLRRPSREFGFVTFASFIDADNAVRKNQIVVGNSLARIKYPRSAQNQPEKVFVAGLSQMVNEDVLRESLATALRIDPDDDITSVAVVRERKPLESKEVIDTMKRRLSNEIERYVPRGTYTLDMKPVRETDINFTVFVTFDNPEDGDGVCREIDHSFQLHGQIVSAKPILHCSLYIQKAIYEKCTDDFETCSYDLADEGVRVKITALRNENRVVDINTDDVETLVDARKMFQDIIKGDVIELEDPSMLRSLFTWEGRNKLKQIMHQTDTLITTDNRVMSVSLHGLALNRQKAKQKIDEFLVKLSTGNSDVMNLKGDGKPQGLLKDIIVEYGVDLSGLCKETALTAVRVDLRNHRLTLIGEDDAISKAKRIITDRIAKICPEGLNELDEPECVTCYCPVPQKDLYRVECCGHPYCKECIKMQVQMAITNRDFPMKCEMEDCSTPFTWPDIINLSKMGIMKSSELTDSSVSCFIQENRKDFRFCVTPDCPIVYRVTEAGKSFVCPECDIKICTSCHEQYHDGITCAMFKSEKEDDQSIRRWLAKNKANRKKCPNCAMPIEKVDGCNHMNCLSCKKHICWVCLEFFDNSSKCYGHLQRAHGSFI is encoded by the exons ATGTCTGAAATATGTTCGGACTATCGAAGAATAGTTACAGATCTGGTG GATGAGTGGAGCGAAAATGAAGAATTCCCCCCGCCAACGGAAATTATACCGACAAAAGTCTACTACAATTCCAGTCAAATAAATGGAGTGAAACACGCTCGGTTTGGCGTAGACAACACTGCACCCAAGTTATTAGCACGAGACCTACCGGAAATGAATAAGTCGCCATCTTTAAAAGATGTGGAGGACTACGTTTTATTCCGGATGGCCCAATGTAACACACATCAGTCGTCTGCTTCAGAAGATTTCGACACACAGCTGCAGAAGGAAAGTGTTGATGTCCAAGCTGCTCCACGTGAAAATAAATCAG ATTTGTCCGGAGAAATTCCTCCATCTCTCACGCCTACAAGACGATCTCATGTGCAAAGTGCAAATGGTAAGTACGTTACACGTGAAACGGACGAAGAATGGGTCTGCTCGTCTGAAATTAAAGGGAATGGAGAAGGCAAGTTCTGCAGAATTGGGTCAGTCGATTTAAATTACTCGACACATTCTAGAATCAGTGATTCGTCAGTTTCTATCGACAGTTTAGCAGAAGATCAGAAAACAAGACAACTAGAGTCACCATCGTCAGTACCTAAAGATGAATCGTGTAGCAAAGATCCTAAAGAAGACTCCAAACTATCGAAGGATTTGAAGgggaaaaaacaaacaactagTCCTAAAGATGGTGATTCAAAACCTAGAGTTACAACATTGACTGTGAAATTGTCAGAAACTGTTGAAGAGAAAGACATCCATGACTTCATGAAACAGCGTCTTCAACACCCGATGGAATTCTCCTATACAACCCAATCTGTCGACAAACACACTGGGCacactgttatatatctagAGTGTCCTAGTCGTCGTGCTGCTCAGCGCCTTGAGGCCGAGATGAAAAGTAACGGTAGATGCGACAAAAGACTTAGctgtttttattcatataaagaCGCACAAACAAACCAAGTTAAAGCATCGTCCAAAGAAACGAAAGACGTTCCGTGTGGCCAAGATCCTAAACAAGATTCCAAACCGTCCAAGAACTCGCGGAAAACGACACGACATAAGAGTTCTACTTCTTCCTTGGCATCAAAGAGGAGCCTGTCTTGTAGCCAAACTCCTGAACAAGATTGCAATCAATTTAAGGATCCTAATGTAACACGGCAGCCTAAGTCTTCATCAGAATCAAATAAAGACATGTCGTTAAAACAAGGACCTAAAGAAAGTTGCAGTTCATCCGATAATTTGAAGCAAATGCTGACGTCAGAAACATGGGATAGAGGGTCGAAACCTAGACCTACAATATTGTTTGTGAAATTCGCAGAAACCGCCCACGAGACAGATATGGACATGCAAGGCTACATTAATCAACGTCTTAGCCATCGTATAGAATTTGCCTATACAGGACAAACTATCGATCCCAACAATGGGAACACAATTGTTCATCTCCAGTGTCCAAGTCGGCGCGCAGCTCAACGTCTTCAAGTCGAGCTTCAAAAAAGTAACAATAAATGTGAGACAAAGCTTtgctgttttttttctttcgaaGAAGCATGCGAAGTTGCTCTATCAACGAAGAAGGACAACGAAATTCTTCTCAATAAATATGTAGCTGAAATGACAAGAAGAGCAGATTTGTCTCTCACAACACATCAGGCAAAGATGGATCAGGTTTCAGAAAAGCTGAAAAGcatgaagaaaacaaaagataaattTTTGTCAATCAATGAATACTTTTTTGTGGACTTCGAACGGAAAGCGTTGAAAGATAAGCTTGAAGAGTTGGACCTTCAAAAGACAGAGTTTCAGAATTTTATTGCGTCTGCTCACCAAAAAATTGTCGATATACAAGACACTCCGTTGTGTGAGAAACATGTGATTGATATTATGAAAGCATTCGGTGTGGAATGCAATAGGCTTGAGAAAGCTTTGCCAATGTATGCCAGGAGATCGAATGTTTTGGACGTTGTGACAAACAACCAGGTATCGATCGTCATAGGAGAAACTGGGTCAGGAAAAAGTACACAAATGGCCCAATATCTTTATCAAAGCGGATATGCTAATACAGGAATGATCGCTTGTACCCAACCTCGAAAAATTGCAGCAATTAATGTTGCTACCCACGTGGCTCGTGAAATTGGTTCATCAATCGGGCATGTTATTGGATATAAGGTTGGGATGCAGCAGAAGTCAACAGCTCTGACAAAAGTACTTTTTATGACTGATCATATTTTGCTACAAGAATGTTTAAAGGACAGAAATCTATCGTCGTTTTCCTGTATCATCATTGACGAAGCACACGAGCGAAGTATATACACTGATCTACTCCTTGGTATGATAAAAAGCTGCCTTGATGTCCGCCTAGACCTTCGTGTGGTAATCACATCTGCCACCATTGATCCTGAAGTATTTGTCGAGTTCTTCGGTCAATGTCCAGTCCTCACAGTGTCAGGACGGATGTTTCCAGTTGATGTCATCTGGAAAGATCCCATTCCCGGAAGAGAATCGTTTTCGAACCACATAGAAGACTGTGTGAGGAAAGCAATTGAGGTTCATAACCAACAACCTGAAGGCGATATTCTTGTCTTTGTTACCTCTCCACAAGAATCGGAGAAATGTTGCGAAAAGTTCCATGATTACAACAAAGGTCGAAATAAAAATTTCGCATGTTTACAACTTCATGGAAAACTACAGGCTGACGATCAAAGAAAGGTATTCGAATCACTGTCAGGAGGCAAACGTAAAATCGTCTTTGCTACAAACAGTGCCGAAACATCTGTTACCATTCCCGGGATCAGATATGTTATTGACACTGGCTTAGTCAAAGAAATGAGGTACGATGCAAAGCGGAAACTTAACACATTAAACCTAACAACGGTTACAAAAAGTTCCGCCAATCAGCGGAAAGGTCGTGCAGGAAGAACGGGACCGGGTGTTTGTTATCGACTTTACACCGAGGAGGAATATGACAAAATGGAAAATAGTACGGTTCCAGAGATTCTACGAGTGAATCTTCGACAGGCGATGTTGAAGCTTATAGAACTTGACATTGATCCACTTGAGTTTGATTTTGTAATGTCACCTTCTTCAGAATCCATGGAAAGTGCTGTGGAATCCTTGGAGAATCTCGGGGCATTATCAGACAGAAAGATCACACATCTCGGTAAATGGATATCGAAGCTTCCACTTGATCCCAAACTCGGCGTGTTCATTCATAACGCGTTGGAAATTGGAGCGGGCCTTGAAGGAATGGTAATTGCTGCAGCTTGCAGCGGATCCTCCATGTTCTTCCGCGCCGGAACAGAGGAGGAGAGAGAACGTGCTGATCTAAGAAAAATCCCTTTTTGTCATAATGGTGGAGATATGCTAACAAACTTAAATGTGTTTAGGGAATGGTCAAAACAGCCGGAAAAGGCCAAAGGGAAATGGTGTTATAAAAACTCGATCAACGGCAAAACAATCAAAGGAATGCGAGATACAGTGAATGAAATCCTCACTACCCTAAAAAGAGAAATGAAGACAAGCGTCCCGTTCAAATTTGCCGATCCAGAAACGGTGGATCCATTACTTATCCAGCCTTTATTTAGTGTTTTCTGTGAGAACATAAGCCATTACCTTGGCCATCCAAAAGCAGGCTATGTACTCGTCACAAAAGATCAGCGAGTTGAAGTCCATCCGTCATCAGTTTTGAACCCATTGGCGAGTCAACCAGAATGGATTGTGTTTGACCAAGTTACGAGGACATCCAGAGACTTTGCAATGACAATAACTCCAGTAAGTGAGGACTTGGTGAAAACAGGAATCGCCAAAGGACTTATAAGTGTGGACCTGGAGAAGGCTAAAGCAAAACGAATCATACCTGTTTGCAGAGAATTCGTTGGATCAGAAATCCTCCGTAGAGTCGTCGGACCAAGATATACATACCTCCGTGCATTTGAAGAGGAATTGGTGCAAACATGTAACGGATCTGTTGTTATCGTGGAAGCTGATCGCGATAATGGCGAACTGAAGATTTTCACCAAAACGGCGAATAAAGAAACTCTGAAAGATTCTTTAGAAAACATGCTAAAGCCAATAAAAACTGGTTTCCTAATTGACGCAAGAGAAGAAAAACTTGGTATTCGATCGGCTGACAGATCAGTGAGGGCTCTGCTGGGGGCAGGGGGATGTGTGAAAACCATATTTATGCCTGATGAGTACAAAGTCGTGATGATCCACTGCGAtgtcaaaaacaaacaagatTTAGAGTACGAGGACGTATTTGAACACTTTAGTAAATTTGGAGAAATCAAGGAGTGTAAGATGTATCATCACAAGAAAAAAGCACCATCGCTTTGGGGACAGGTGACATACGTCAAAACCGAAGATGCAGTCAAGGCTGTTAGGGAAACGAGAGGAAACCCAGATCTTTCTGCTAAACCAAATATGCGAATGTCAAGTGACAGATCTGAAAAGATAAAAATTAGAATACAATGGTTACGTAGACCATCGCGGGAATTCGGTTTCGTCACATTTGCTAGTTTCATAGATGCTGACAATGCGGTTCGTAAAAATCAAATTGTAGTTGGCAATTCTTTGGCAAGGATCAAATATCCACGTTCTGCACAGAATCAGCCGGAAAAGGTGTTTGTTGCTGGCTTAAGTCAGATGGTTAATGAAGATGTTTTACGTGAAAGTCTAGCAACTGCCTTGCGCATTGATCCTGATGATGATATTACAAGTGTGGCAGTCGTTAGAGAAAGAAAGCCCTTAGAAAGCAAGGAAGTAATAGACACGATGAAAAGACGATTAAGTAATGAAATCGAAAGATATGTGCCACGAGGAACATACACACTTGACATGAAACCAGTAAGAGAAACAGACATCAACTTCACTGTGTTTGTTACATTCGACAACCCTGAAGATGGGGACGGGGTCTGCCGGGAAATAGACCACTCATTTCAATTGCATGGTCAAATAGTCTCCGCTAAGCCGATTCTACACTGCTCCTTGTACATCCAGAAAGCAATTTATGAGAAGTGTACCGACGACTTCGAGACATGTAGTTATGACTTAGCAGATGAAGGAGTTCGAGTGAAGATAACAGCTCTTCGAAATGAAAACAGAGTCGTTGATATTAACACAGACGACGTGGAAACGCTTGTCGACGCCAGGAAGATGTTTCAAGACATTATAAAAGGTGACGTGATCGAATTGGAGGACCCGTCTATGCTTAGGTCGTTATTTACATGGGAGGGCCGAAACAAGTTAAAGCAGATAATGCACCAAACCGACACACTCATCACTACAGACAACAGGGTGATGTCAGTCTCTCTTCATGGACTCGCACTAAATCGACAAAAGGCGAAGCAGAAAATAGACGAATTTCTGGTGAAGTTGTCAACAGGCAATTCAGATGTAATGAACTTAAAAGGCGACGGGAAACCTCAAGGTCTCCTGAAGGATATTATTGTCGAATACGGCGTTGACCTGTCCGGATTGTGCAAGGAGACGGCCTTAACTGCTGTTCGCGTTGATCTAAGGAACCACCGACTTACATTGATCGGAGAGGATGATGCCATATCTAAGGCAAAAAGAATCATTACTGACAGGATAGCGAAAATCTGTCCAGAGGGTCTAAACGAATTGGATGAACCAGAATGCGTCACATGTTATTGCCCTGTGCCACAGAAGGATTTGTATCGCGTGGAGTGCTGTGGTCATCCGTATTGTAAGGAATGCATTAAGATGCAGGTTCAGATGGCCATTACCAACAGAGACTTCCCAATGAAGTGCGAAATGGAGGACTGCTCTACTCCTTTTACCTGGCCGGACATCATCAACCTGTCTAAAATGGGTATAATGAAGTCATCTGAATTAACTGATTCGTCAGTTAGCTGCTTTATTCAAGAAAACAGGAAAGACTTCCGCTTTTGCGTAACGCCCGACTGTCCTATTGTCTATAGAGTAACGGAGGCCGGGAAATCGTTCGTTTGTCCGGAGTGTGACATCAAAATTTGCACTAGCTGTCACGAACAGTACCACGATGGCATCACATGTGCCATGTTCAAATCGGAAAAAGAGGATGACCAAAGTATACGGAGATGGCTAGCAAAAAACAAAGCGAATCGCAAAAAATGTCCAAACTGTGCCATGCCCATAGAAAAGGTTGATGGATGCAACCATATGAACTGTTTGTCATGTAAAAAGCATATATGTTGGGTATGCTTGGAATTCTTTGATAACAGTAGCAAATGTTATGGACATCTCCAGAGAGCTCACGGCAGCTTTATTTGA